The Epinephelus lanceolatus isolate andai-2023 chromosome 8, ASM4190304v1, whole genome shotgun sequence genome includes a window with the following:
- the cry3a gene encoding cryptochrome circadian regulator 3a, with the protein MAPNSIHWFRKGLRLHDNPALQEAVRGAGTVRCVYFLDPWFAGSSNVGVNRWRFLLQCLEDLDANLRKLNSRLFVIRGQPANVFPRLFKEWKISRLTFEYDSEPFGKERDAAIKKLAMEAGVEVIVKISHTLYDLDKIIELNGGQPPLTYKRFQTLISRLDPPEMPVETLSDTLMGRCVTPISEDHGDKYGVPSLEELGFDTEGLPTAVWPGGETEALTRIERHLERKAWVANFERPRMNANSLLASPTGLSPYLRFGCLSCRLFYFKLTDLYRKVKKNSSPPLSLYGQLLWREFFYTTATNNPRFDKMEGNPICVRIPWDKNPEALAKWAEAKTGFPWIDAIMTQLRQEGWIHHLARHAVACFLTRGDLWISWEEGMKVFEELLLDADWSVNAGSWMWLSCSSFFQQFFHCYCPVGFGRRTDPNGDFIRRYLPVLRGFPAKYIYDPWNAPESVQAAAKCIIGVHYPKPMVHHAEASRLNIERMKQIYQQLSRYRGLGLLASVPSTNGNGNGGMMAYSPGEQQPGTNSNSHLPGVSGSSVATGNGSGSILLNFDNEEQQQQRLQPHPQQQQQQQQQQQQQQQQQHGYHSVPEASQTITSSRLYHEFAVPQHPGLLLHTRGGITGKRERESERDGSGEKDPASCSVHKMQRQSTETT; encoded by the exons GTTTCTCCTTCAGTGTTTGGAGGATCTAGACGCCAACCTTCGGAAGCTCAACTCCCGCCTTTTTGTCATCAGGGGCCAACCAGCCAATGTGTTCCCGCGGCTCTTTAAG GAGTGGAAGATCTCTCGCCTGACCTTTGAGTATGACTCAGAGCCTTTTGGGAAGGAGAGAGACGCTGCCATCAAGAAGCTGGCCATGGAGGCAGGAGTGGAGGTCATCGTCAAGATATCGCACACCCTCTACGACCTGGACAA GATCATCGAGCTGAATGGCGGGCAGCCTCCTCTCACCTACAAGCGTTTCCAGACTCTCATCAGTCGACTGGATCCTCCTGAGATGCCCGTGGAGACGCTCTCAGACACCCTGATGGGTCGCTGTGTCACCCCCATCTCTGAGGACCATGGAGACAAGTACGGGGTTCCGTccctggaggagctgg GCTTTGACACTGAGGGCCTGCCTACAGCCGTGTGGCCGGGAGGAGAGACCGAGGCGCTGACCAGGATAGAGCGCCATCTGGAGAGGAAG gCGTGGGTGGCTAACTTTGAGCGTCCCAGGATGAATGCCAACTCGCTGCTGGCCAGCCCAACAGGCCTCAGCCCGTATCTGCGATTCGGCTGCCTCTCCTGTCGCCTTTTCTACTTCAAGCTCACTGACCTCTACCGCAAG GTGAAAAAGAACAGTTCTCCTCCACTCTCCCTGTACGGCCAATTACTGTGGCGGGAGTTCTTCTACACCACGGCGACCAACAACCCGCGCTTCGACAAGATGGAGGGCAACCCCATCTGCGTCCGCATCCCCTGGGACAAAAATCCCGAAGCACTTGCCAAGTGGGCTGAGGCAAAGACGGGTTTTCCCTGGATAGACGCCATCATGACTCAGCTGAGGCAGGAGGGCTGGATCCATCACCTGGCCAGGCACGCGGTGGCGTGCTTCCTCACTCGGGGCGACCTGTGGATCAGCTGGGAGGAAGGGATGAAG GTCTTTGAGGAGCTGCTTCTGGACGCAGACTGGAGCGTGAACGCAGGCAGCTGGATGTGGCTGTCCTGCAGTTCatttttccagcagtttttcCACTGCTACTGCCCCGTGGGCTTTGGCAGGCGCACCGACCCCAACGGGGACTTCATTAG ACGTTACTTACCTGTCCTCCGAGGTTTCCCTGCTAAGTACATCTACGACCCGTGGAACGCTCCGGAGTCGGTGCAGGCAGCTGCCAAGTGCATCATCGGCGTCCATTACCCGAAGCCCATGGTGCACCACGCAGAGGCAAGCCGGCTCAACATCGAGAGGATGAAGCAGATCTACCAGCAACTTAGCCGATACAGGGGACTGG GCCTGCTGGCATCAGTGCCGTCCACCAATGGGAATGGGAACGGAGGAATGATGGCCTACTCTCCCGGAGAGCAGCAGCCAGGGACCAACAGCAACTCACACT TGCCTGGAGTGTCGGGGAGCTCCGTTGCAACAGGTAATGGCAGCGGGAGCATCTTACTCAACTTTGATAATgaagaacaacagcaacagcgaCTGCAGCCGCacccacaacagcagcagcagcagcagcagcagcagcagcagcagcagcagcagcagcatg GATACCACTCAGTGCCAGAAGCCAGCCAGACCATCACCAGCAGCCGACTCTACCACGAGTTTGCTGTGCCTCAGCACCCAG GACTCCTCCTGCACACCAGAGGAGGCATCACAGGAAAGCGGGAGCGCGAGTCGGAACGAGACGGGTCGGGGGAGAAAGACCCGGCGTCCTGCTCCGTGCACAAGATGCAGAGGCAGAGTACAGAG ACCACCTAA